A single window of Nocardioides baekrokdamisoli DNA harbors:
- a CDS encoding glycosyltransferase, with the protein MDERRIGDVLLARGLATQEQLAQAALDQERYGGAIGRQLILRQVCSRLDLYSALADLWDAPLVDLIAEPPETELGTAISHRQALDQGWVAWRRTGSQLVVATTVTPTERIASAARSMYGAGSVTFRTTTDWDLWNAVERVHRGTLLFKSQDELAEAQPASSARAGLTGWQSRTPLSLIPLIAIAAAVSPRLTFVVVLTLANFVFGAAILFKTVAAVMAPWQAYRTQRRRLAELRERSRRGLPPVWSPHRDDADLPIFTILMPVYHEANIVTKLLANIGALDYPRSKLDVMLLMEEDDHETIAAARAMNPPDYVRLVVVPPGTPQTKPRACNYGLALARGTYAVIYDAEDRPDPNQLRLAVEAFDRDEFERTYLGSKQKPLACVQGKLYYFNADYNVLTRMFAIEYAHWFEAMLPGMDATGVPLPLGGTSNHFHVDRLLELGAWDPFNVTEDADLGLRASVKGYRVAVIDSGTGEEACSQTPAWIRQRTRWIKGYIVTAAVNTRHPIRFARNTGVMGVIGMVGLIMATPLAFLVYPLCLGFTAATYVGVQFLGLYLPRVVVVTSVTTFLFGNALMIVSAMIAATSRYNWRIGIFAIFSPVYWFLHSTAAWRASFQVLRDPHGWEKTPHGLSEDYESEAHT; encoded by the coding sequence ATGGATGAGCGCCGCATTGGTGATGTTCTTCTGGCCCGGGGACTCGCGACGCAGGAGCAGTTGGCACAGGCCGCGTTGGACCAGGAGCGGTATGGCGGGGCGATCGGTCGCCAGCTGATCCTCCGGCAGGTCTGCAGTCGCCTCGATCTCTATTCGGCGCTGGCGGATCTCTGGGACGCCCCGTTGGTTGATCTCATTGCTGAGCCGCCCGAGACGGAGCTCGGTACGGCGATCTCCCACCGGCAAGCCCTGGATCAGGGATGGGTTGCGTGGCGCCGAACCGGGTCCCAGCTCGTGGTGGCGACAACCGTCACGCCCACCGAGCGGATCGCCTCTGCCGCACGGTCCATGTATGGAGCCGGCAGTGTGACCTTTCGGACGACGACCGACTGGGACCTCTGGAACGCGGTGGAGCGTGTCCACCGAGGGACGCTCTTGTTCAAATCGCAGGATGAACTGGCCGAGGCCCAGCCGGCTTCGTCAGCACGTGCGGGCCTGACGGGCTGGCAGTCCCGTACGCCGCTCTCTCTCATCCCACTGATCGCCATTGCTGCCGCCGTCAGCCCTCGTCTGACCTTCGTGGTGGTGCTGACGCTGGCGAACTTCGTCTTCGGCGCGGCGATCCTGTTCAAGACGGTCGCAGCCGTGATGGCTCCGTGGCAGGCGTACCGCACGCAACGCCGACGCCTTGCCGAGTTGCGTGAGCGGAGCAGACGCGGCCTGCCGCCGGTCTGGAGTCCTCACCGCGACGACGCTGACCTTCCCATCTTCACAATCCTGATGCCCGTCTACCATGAGGCGAACATCGTCACGAAGCTCCTGGCCAACATCGGGGCGCTGGACTACCCACGGTCAAAGCTCGATGTCATGTTGCTCATGGAAGAGGACGACCACGAGACAATCGCGGCCGCCAGAGCAATGAATCCGCCTGACTATGTCCGGCTGGTGGTCGTACCACCCGGCACCCCTCAGACGAAACCGCGCGCTTGCAACTACGGCCTTGCGCTGGCGCGCGGCACGTACGCAGTCATCTACGACGCCGAGGACCGGCCCGACCCCAACCAGCTCCGGCTCGCGGTAGAGGCTTTCGATCGCGACGAATTCGAGCGCACCTACCTCGGAAGCAAGCAGAAGCCGCTGGCCTGCGTCCAGGGCAAGCTCTACTACTTCAACGCGGACTACAACGTGCTGACCCGGATGTTCGCCATCGAGTATGCGCACTGGTTCGAAGCCATGCTTCCGGGGATGGACGCCACAGGTGTCCCTCTGCCGCTCGGCGGAACATCGAACCACTTCCATGTGGATCGCCTACTCGAACTCGGAGCCTGGGATCCGTTCAACGTGACCGAGGACGCCGACCTCGGGCTGCGGGCATCGGTCAAGGGATACCGCGTCGCGGTCATCGACTCCGGCACCGGCGAAGAAGCCTGCTCCCAGACCCCCGCCTGGATCCGGCAACGCACCCGGTGGATCAAGGGCTACATCGTGACGGCGGCCGTGAACACGCGGCATCCGATTCGATTTGCGCGCAACACAGGAGTGATGGGGGTCATCGGGATGGTCGGCCTCATCATGGCAACGCCGCTGGCATTCCTCGTGTACCCGCTGTGTCTTGGCTTCACCGCAGCCACCTACGTCGGGGTCCAGTTCCTGGGGCTCTACCTGCCGAGGGTGGTGGTCGTCACCAGTGTTACGACCTTCCTGTTCGGCAACGCCCTCATGATCGTGTCAGCCATGATCGCAGCCACCTCCCGATACAACTGGCGCATTGGCATCTTCGCGATCTTCAGTCCGGTCTACTGGTTCCTCCACAGCACAGCTGCATGGCGGGCGTCCTTCCAGGTCCTGCGCGACCCTCACGGCTGGGAGAAGACCCCTCACGGACTCAGCGAGGACTACGAGAGCGAGGCCCACACATGA
- the xerD gene encoding site-specific tyrosine recombinase XerD: MKIEVAVRTYLDHLTVERGLADNTLSSYRRDLKRYAEYLGGHGITDLDEISEQSVQSFLAHLRQGDDVHPQLGASSAARTVVAARGFHKFTVRDGMTTIDPAAAVRPPRGPKRLPKALALSDVEAILAATGDGETVLSLRDKALLEVLYGTGARISEAVGLDVDDVDLVDGTVLLRGKGGKQRVVPVGSFARQAVDNYLVRGRPSLVAAASGPALFLNARGGRLSRQSAWNLLIKTAAAAGVTAEVSPHTLRHSFATHMLEGGADVRVVQELLGHASVTTTQIYTMVTVDSLREVFAAAHPRGR; the protein is encoded by the coding sequence GTGAAGATCGAGGTCGCGGTGCGTACGTATCTCGATCACCTCACCGTGGAGCGCGGGCTCGCAGACAACACGTTGTCGTCGTATCGCCGTGATCTGAAGCGGTATGCCGAGTACTTGGGTGGCCACGGGATCACCGATCTTGATGAGATCAGTGAGCAATCGGTGCAGTCCTTCCTGGCGCACCTGCGACAGGGTGACGACGTCCATCCACAGCTCGGGGCAAGTTCGGCTGCCCGTACGGTCGTCGCTGCGCGAGGGTTCCACAAGTTCACCGTCCGCGACGGGATGACCACGATCGACCCGGCGGCAGCCGTCCGACCACCGCGGGGTCCGAAGCGCCTGCCGAAGGCCCTGGCTCTGAGCGATGTCGAAGCCATCCTCGCCGCGACGGGTGACGGCGAGACCGTCCTGAGCCTGCGGGACAAGGCGTTGCTCGAGGTCCTGTACGGCACCGGTGCCCGCATCTCCGAGGCTGTCGGGCTCGACGTGGACGACGTCGATCTGGTCGACGGCACGGTCCTGCTTCGCGGTAAGGGCGGCAAGCAGCGCGTCGTACCAGTCGGCAGCTTTGCGCGCCAGGCGGTCGACAACTACCTCGTGCGCGGCCGCCCGAGTCTGGTCGCCGCGGCGTCGGGGCCCGCGTTGTTCCTCAACGCGCGCGGAGGCCGGCTCTCCCGGCAGTCCGCCTGGAACCTGCTGATCAAGACGGCGGCAGCCGCAGGCGTCACCGCTGAGGTCTCGCCGCACACCCTGCGGCACTCGTTCGCGACGCACATGCTGGAGGGCGGCGCCGACGTACGCGTCGTCCAGGAACTGCTCGGTCACGCCTCAGTCACGACCACCCAGATCTACACGATGGTGACGGTCGACAGCCTGCGTGAGGTCTTCGCGGCCGCTCACCCACGTGGACGCTGA
- a CDS encoding NUDIX domain-containing protein produces MLRDEPTSWPVVGTRDIHRDNWVVAVREDQITTPDGGEPFGRLVVEHPGAVAVLAVDVDDRVLVVRQYRHSVQANVVEIPAGLLDAVGESPLATAKRELQEEAGYGAASWTHLLTTLVSPGMTTQVFHFFLARELTEIGHGDFVLEHEEAYMTREWVAFEELLDAVLAGDVRNGATATAVLTYAVRRQRGDLS; encoded by the coding sequence ATGCTGCGCGACGAACCGACCTCCTGGCCGGTCGTCGGGACTCGCGACATCCACCGCGACAACTGGGTGGTGGCGGTTCGGGAGGACCAGATCACGACTCCGGACGGCGGTGAGCCGTTCGGGCGACTGGTGGTCGAGCACCCGGGAGCCGTTGCGGTTCTTGCCGTCGACGTGGACGACCGCGTACTCGTCGTGCGTCAGTACCGGCACTCCGTGCAGGCCAACGTGGTGGAGATTCCAGCCGGGTTGCTGGACGCAGTGGGGGAGTCGCCGTTGGCGACGGCCAAGCGTGAACTGCAGGAGGAAGCCGGGTACGGCGCCGCAAGCTGGACACACCTGCTGACCACGCTGGTCTCGCCCGGGATGACGACCCAGGTCTTTCATTTCTTCCTCGCCCGTGAGCTCACCGAGATCGGCCACGGCGACTTCGTCCTCGAGCACGAGGAGGCGTACATGACCCGCGAGTGGGTGGCGTTCGAAGAGCTCCTGGACGCCGTCCTGGCCGGCGATGTGCGTAACGGTGCCACCGCGACAGCGGTCCTGACATACGCGGTCAGGCGCCAACGGGGTGACCTCTCGTGA
- a CDS encoding CTP synthase produces MGSGPRAHGHDNSTKHIFVTGGVASSLGKGLTASSLGRLLRSRGLTVTMQKLDPYLNVDPGTMNPFQHGEVFVTDDGAETDLDIGHYERFLDTNLVGNANVTTGQVYSNVIAKERRGDYLGETVQVIPHITNEIVDRILAMHSDDIDVVITEIGGTVGDIESLPFLEAARQVRQRIGRDNVFFVHVSLVPFIGPSKELKTKPTQHSVMALRQIGIQPDAIVCRADRELPEGIKRKIALMCDVDEEAVVTAADAPSIYDIPKVLHREGLDAYVVRRLDLPFRDVDWTIWDDLLRRVHHPKEEVTIGLVGKYIDLPDAYLSVAEALRAGGFGNEAKVNIEWIASDLCETPEGAAKHLGDVDGVVVPGGFGIRGLEGKLGALNFTRKQGIPTLGICLGLQCMVIEYARNELGLDKAASTEFDPETPEPVIATIAEQKAFVDGAGDLGGTMRLGAQKAALKKGTLAREVYGADVIEERHRHRYEVNNEYVDRLESAGLVFSGKHPDLGLVEFVELPKDVHPYYIATQAHPELKSRPTRPHPLFQGLIAAAIARQKEQRFPMDESGLHREVELTDADLVISDEA; encoded by the coding sequence ATGGGATCGGGGCCTCGCGCACACGGACATGACAACTCGACGAAGCACATTTTCGTCACCGGCGGCGTTGCGTCGTCCCTCGGAAAAGGTCTGACGGCATCCAGCCTCGGCCGCCTCCTTCGCTCCCGGGGCCTCACGGTCACGATGCAGAAGCTGGATCCGTACCTCAACGTCGATCCGGGCACGATGAACCCGTTCCAGCACGGCGAGGTGTTCGTCACTGATGACGGCGCGGAGACCGACCTCGACATCGGACACTACGAGCGCTTCCTCGACACGAACCTCGTCGGCAACGCCAACGTGACCACCGGTCAGGTCTACTCGAACGTCATCGCCAAGGAGCGCCGCGGCGACTACCTCGGCGAGACGGTCCAGGTGATCCCGCACATCACCAACGAGATTGTCGACCGGATCCTGGCGATGCACTCCGACGACATCGACGTCGTGATCACAGAGATCGGCGGCACAGTCGGCGACATCGAGTCGTTGCCGTTCCTGGAAGCCGCGCGTCAGGTACGTCAGCGGATCGGCCGCGACAACGTCTTCTTCGTCCACGTCTCGTTGGTGCCGTTCATCGGTCCGTCCAAGGAGCTCAAGACCAAGCCGACACAGCACTCGGTGATGGCACTGCGCCAGATCGGTATCCAGCCCGATGCCATCGTGTGCCGCGCCGATCGCGAACTGCCGGAGGGCATCAAGCGCAAGATCGCCCTGATGTGCGACGTCGACGAAGAGGCCGTCGTCACGGCCGCGGACGCTCCCTCGATCTACGACATTCCCAAGGTTCTTCACCGCGAGGGCCTCGACGCCTACGTCGTACGCCGTCTCGATCTGCCGTTCCGTGACGTGGACTGGACGATCTGGGACGACCTGCTCCGCCGGGTGCACCACCCGAAGGAGGAGGTGACGATCGGGCTGGTCGGCAAGTACATCGACCTGCCGGACGCGTACCTGTCGGTGGCGGAGGCGTTGCGGGCCGGCGGATTCGGCAACGAGGCCAAGGTCAACATTGAATGGATCGCCTCGGACCTGTGTGAGACCCCGGAAGGCGCCGCGAAGCACCTCGGTGATGTGGACGGTGTCGTCGTGCCCGGTGGCTTCGGCATCCGCGGACTTGAGGGCAAGCTCGGCGCGCTGAACTTCACCCGCAAGCAGGGCATCCCGACTCTGGGGATCTGCCTCGGCCTGCAGTGCATGGTGATCGAGTACGCCCGCAACGAACTGGGTCTGGACAAGGCAGCCTCGACCGAATTCGATCCGGAGACCCCGGAGCCGGTGATCGCGACGATCGCCGAGCAGAAGGCGTTCGTCGACGGTGCCGGTGACCTGGGCGGCACCATGCGTCTGGGTGCTCAGAAGGCCGCGCTCAAGAAGGGCACCCTTGCCCGCGAAGTGTACGGCGCAGACGTGATCGAGGAGCGGCACCGCCACCGCTACGAGGTCAACAACGAGTACGTCGACCGCCTCGAGAGTGCTGGTCTGGTCTTCTCGGGCAAGCACCCTGATCTCGGTCTGGTCGAGTTCGTCGAGCTGCCGAAGGACGTCCACCCGTACTACATCGCCACGCAAGCACACCCCGAGCTCAAGTCGCGTCCGACGCGTCCGCACCCGCTGTTCCAGGGCTTGATCGCCGCTGCGATCGCGCGGCAGAAGGAACAGCGTTTCCCGATGGACGAGTCGGGTCTGCACCGCGAGGTCGAACTCACCGACGCCGACCTCGTCATCTCCGACGAGGCTTGA